GAAGGGGAGATCCAGGTGTTTCTGGGAGAGCAGCCCATCGCTCGTCTACAGGCCGGCCCCCGTTGGCGGAGCTGGGCAGTGGAGCTGCCAGCGGCTATGATTCGGTCTGGAATCAATCAGTTGACGGTGCGCTGGCCGGAGATGCCACCGCTTTCCGCGGGGAATCTCCACCAAGATCCGCTGGCCTGGGTGGCCCGAGAGCTGGAAGAAGGAAAGGAGGCCGATCTTCATCCCGTCTTCGGTGAGATTTACCGCCTGGTCCTGGTGGACTGACGGAATTCGATGATTTTTACGTCTTCGGGATGATCTTTGTCTTCGCGGGCATTGTGTTTGCCAAAGAGTTAGCTAAAATGATATCTCTGAAATCGCCGGGCCAAAATCCGGGTATCCGAAGACTTCTTCTTCGAGGGCTGCTCCTCCGAAGACCGGGTACGCTGACCGCTGACTTTCTCGGGCGGCAGAAACTGCGCTGAAATCAACGTGTTCTCTGATCTCTACTCCTTCATCCGTTTCGTCATCCGCTCCCATTGGCGTCGACCCGGGTTCGCCCTGGTCATCATCCTGACCCTGACCCTGGGGTTGGGGGCCACGGTCGCCAGCTCCAGCCTGGTGGTCAACACCCTGTTCAATCCGCTGCCGTTCAAGGACTCGGACGAGCTGGTGATGGTGGTCTCCGCCCAGCCCGCCCGCAACGCCTTCCGGCTCTCCGTCTCCTACCCCGACTTCAAGGATTGGCAGCGGCTCAACTCGGTGTTCAGCGAGATGGCCGCCGTCTCCGACGCTCGCCCGGTGACCTGGACCGGCGCCGATCGGGCGGAGCATCTGGAGGCGGAGTTCGTTTCGTGGAATTACTTCCCCATGCTCGGTGTGGGGACCGTCGCCGGCCGCTCCTTCGAAGCCGAGGAAGACCTCACCGAAAAGAGCCATCCGGTGGTGGTGATCAGCCACAGCCTGTGGCAAAGGCGCTTCGACGCTGACGAGGCGGTCATCGGCGAGACCCTCGATCTCAACGGCTTGCCCCACACCGTCATCGGAGTCCTGGATCCGGTGTACAAGGGCATCTGGTGGGATCACATCGACATCTGGCTGCCCATGGCCATGGCGCCGCATTTCGTCGGCGAGAACCATCTCCAGGATCGCAGCATCCACTGGCATCTGACCATGGGTCGGCTCAAGCCCGGGGTGACCCAGGCCCAGGCCGCCGAGGCGATGAACAGCGTCGCCGAGGAGCTGGAGAACCGCCATCCCGTCACCAACAAGGGCTATCGAGTCTCGGTCTTCGATCAGCGGGAGCTCTACTACGTTCACATCGAAGATCAGCTGTGGAAGACCCTGCTCTTCTCCGGCGTCTTCCTGGTGCTCTGCTACTTCAACATCATCAGCTTGATGATCACCCGCGGCACCGTTCGCCGCCAGGAGGTGGCGGTGCGCAGCGCCCTGGGAGCGGGCCGCCGGCGATTGCTCTTGGAGCAGGCTTTGGAGAGTCTGTTGCTGGCTTCCATCGGAGGGTTCCTGGGACTCTCCCTATCCCGCCTCACGGGGCCGTTGCTGCGTTCCGGGGAGGTGCCGCCGGCGAGCTTCGATTTCCAGCTCGTCGACTTCCGCGTCTATGCCGTCGCCACCGCCTTGGTGCTGGTGACCGCGGTGTTCATCGGCCTCGGCCCGGCGGTGCAGACCCTGTGGTCGGACCTCTGGCGCTTCCTCAAGCAGGGGGCGGTGGTCAGCGGTAGCAAGCGCTTCCGCACCTTCCTGGACATCCTGGTGGTGGTGGAGGTGGCGCTGGCTTCGGTGGTGATGATCAGCGCCGTTTCGACGGTGAAGAGCTCCCTGACGCTGATCGAGGGAGACCTGGGGATGGACCAGGAGCACCTGCTGACCATGAAGATCGATCTTCAGGACAGCCGGTACCAGGAGCTGTCAGCTCTGCACGCCGATCAGCTGGAGTTGGTGGACTTCGTGGAGCAGCAGCCGGGGGTCCGGTCGGTGGGTCTGGTGGGGCCCCACGCGCCGCCCCAGGTGAGGCTCTACACGGACATCACCTTCGAAGATCGCCTGGAGGAATCCACCGAAGGGGCGAGCATGCGGGTCTATCGCCAGAGCGTCAGCCCCGGATATTTGCAGGCCATCGGGATTCCGCTGCTGGAAGGACGGGAATTCTCCAACCGGGACGATCCCAACAGCCCACGGGTGGTCATCATCAGCAAGTTGTTGGCGGATCTGATCTGGCCCGGGGAGAGCCCCCTGGGCAAGCGCCTGCGGCGCGGATTGCCGGACAATACGGAGCATCCGTGGTTGACCGTGGTGGGGGTTGCCCAGACCACCGCCAATCGCAGTCTCAAGGACCTGCTGAAGGGCCCGGACTACGATGTCTACATGCCGCTGCTGCAGGATGAGGTGCGCTCTCCCACCCTCTTGGTGCGCTCCGAGGGAGATCCCGGAGAGCTGGCCGGGGTGGTGCGGGACGCGGTGGAGGAGTTCAATTCCAACATCCCAGTTTACAACGTCAAGACCATGCGCGAGCACCTCGCCTACATCGCCTCGGAGGAGCTCTTCCTGGCCAATCTCATGACCCTCTTCGGGATCATCGCCGCGGTGGTCATCGCCGTCGGCCTGTACGGCGTCCTCGCTTACTCCGTGCGCCAGCGGGTCCGGGAGTTCGGCACCCGCATCGCCCTCGGCGCTTCCACCGGGCGGATTCTTTGGATGGTGTTGCGCCGGGGCCTGCTGATCCTCGGTACCGGGGCGTTCCTGGGACTGACGGCGTCGTTGATCCTCGATTCCCGAGATTTGCTGCCGGGGGTCAAGACGGAGGGCGGAGCCGTGGGGGTGGAGGTTTTGGCCATCGCCCTGGCCTGTTTGGTGGCGGTGGGGATCGTCGGCATTCTAGGACCGGCCTGGCGGGCGACCCAGGTGGAACCCACCCAGGTGCTGAAACAAGAATGAGTACTTCCGGGGGCAGCGCCGGCGCCACGCCGCGCTTCGATGTGGCGGTGGTGGGCGGCGGCATTGTCGGGCTGGCCACCGCCATGGCCCTGGCTGGCGGAGGCGCTGGTGGCGGTGGTGCTGGGGGCGCTCGCTCTGTGGTGGTGTTGGAGAAGGAGTCGCGGCTGGCGGCTCACCAGACTGGTCACAACAGCGGCGTCATCCACTCCGGTCTGTACTACGCTCCCGGATCCCTCAAGGCCCGCACCTGCACCGCCGGGCGCGATGCCCTTTACGACTTCTGCGAGCGTCACGAGATTCCCCACGAGCGCTGCGGCAAGGTGGTGGTGGCGACCCACCAGGACGAGGTGCCGAGGCTCGACGAGCTGGAGCGCCGGGGGCGGGCCAACGGCCTCGACGGCATGCGCCGCCTGGGGCCTCGGGAAATCGAGGAGCTGGAGCCCGCCACCCGCGGCGTCGACGGCCTGTGGGTGCCCCAGACCGGCATCGTGGACTATCGCGCCGTCTGCCGGGCCTTCGCCCGCCAGGTACAGGCGGGAAATGGGGAGGTGCGCACCGGCACCGCCGTCACCGGGGTTGTTCGCCGGGGTGGCGAGCAGGTGGTGACGACTTCCTCCGGAGAGGTGGCGTGCCGGCTGCTAGTGGGTTGTGCGGGACTGTGGAGCGACCGCCTGGCGAGGCTTTGTGGGCTCGACCCGGGCCTGCGCATCGTGCCGTTCCGGGGTGAGTACCACGAGCTGGTGGAGAACCGCCGGCACCTGGTGCGCAACCTCATCTATCCGGTGCCGGACCCCCGCTTCCCGTTTCTCGGTGTGCACTTCACCCGCCGCATCGACGGGGCCATCGAGGCCGGTCCCAACGCCGTGCTGGCGCTGCGCCGGGCGGGCTACTCCTGGAGCCAGGTGCACCTCGGAGAGCTCGCCGGCACCCTGACCTATCCGGGGTTCCTACGCCTCGCCCGCCGCTATTGGCGCACCGGTGCCGGGGAGGTCTACCGCTCCCTGAGCCGACGCGCCTTCGCCCGTGCCCTGCGCCGCCTGGTGCCGGAGCTCGAGGCTGCGGACCTCCGACCGGGCGGGGCGGGAGTTCGAGCCCAGGCGCTGGATCGTCGGGGACGACTGCTGGATGATTTCCATCTGGTGGAGGGGGAAGGCCAGGTACACGTGCTCAACGCGCCGTCACCGGCGGCTACCGCCTCCATCGCCATCGGCCGGCAGATCGCCGACATGGCTCGGGCTCATCTCTAATAGCCCAGCTCTGAATGGCCCAGCTCTGATTCTTCGCGCCCTGCTGCTGGCCGCCGTCGGGCCTTTCGACCCTCCGGCTCCTCAGCTCATCTCCACGGCCTACCGCGACTCCGCGAACCGCCAGTTCCCGGAGTCTTCCTAGCGTCGGATCTGGCTCGCAGACTCTCGCAGGTGCAGCAGCCAACGGCGGAAGCCGCCGACGATGAGCTCGAAGGCCTCCATCTCGCCCGGGCTCATATCCCCCAAAGCCAGAGCTTCCAAGGCGCTGGAGGGTTGGGCCATGGGCTGGCGTTGAGGTTGCCGGCCGTTGACCAGCTCGAGGGCGTTGCAGAGGGCGAAAAGGTCGGCTCCGAGGGCACCGAGGATCTTGTCCAAGGTCGCGACGGTGGGCAGCGAGCGCCCGCTCTCGTAGGAGCTGATCATCGCCTTGGTGATCCCAGCCTTGCCGGCCACCTCGTTCTGACGCAGCTCGGCATCCTCCCGTAGCCACTTGATGGCTTTTCCCAACCGATTGAAGTGATCCATGGCGCGCAATCTACCCTCTCTATTCCCGCCAACGCAACCATGGCGGGCCACCGCCGAGCCGAGGCTCAGCGAAAGGCCGGGGTGAGGGGCATGGCCAGCTCGCTTCGCGGGGACTCCAACAAGCCCACCTGCTGGGCGGCCCGAGCCAGCGGCTGGAGGGTTTCCAAGGCCCGTACCGCGGTGGTCACGGCGGCCTTTTCCTCGCTGCTGCTAGGGGGATCGGCGAAGAGTTGCTCGAAGGGCGATCCGGGCTGGGGATAGCGCTTCAGGTGCACGGCCTGGTCGGCGGTGAGCCCCGCCGCCTCGCGGGCCAGGGCGAGGGCTTCGGGGAAGCCACCGAGGTCGTCCACGAGGCCGCGCTGGAGGGCGTCCTCACCGGTCCAGATGCGGCCCTTGGCGACCTCTTGAACGCTCTCCAGGGGCATGCCCCGGCCGTCCGCCACCTTGCCGGTGAAATCCTCGTAGACGCGGTCCAGCCAGGCCTGGAAGCGGGCGTACTCGCTCTCCGAATAATCCTGTTGGGAGCTGAACATGGAGGCGTTGGTGCTGGTCTGCACCGAATCGAAGGTCATGCCGATCTTATTCCACATATCGCGGGTGATGAGCTTGCCGCCGAGGACGCCGATGGAGCCGGTAATGGTTCCCGGCTGGGCGACGATCTTGTCCGCGTGCATGGCGACGAAATAGCCGCCGGAGCCCGCCAGATCGCCCATGGAGACGATTACCGGCTTGCCCGCCTGCTTGGCCCGCACGGTTTCCCGCCAGATGGTGTCGGAGGCGACATAGGAGCCGCCGGGGCTGTCCACCCGGAACAGGATGGCCTTGACGTCCTCGTCGTCGATGGCTTGCCGGAAGGCTCGGGAGACGGCGTCGGAGCCCATGGTCATGCCGCCGGTGATGGGGTCGAGCTGGCTCTCCCCTCGGGCCACTGCGCCGACGCCGTAGATCAATGCCACCACCTCGCCGTCGTCGTTGGGACGCCCGGCGCGCTTCAGGTAGGCGGTGAGGTAGAGGAGCTCGGCGTCGTCTCCGAGCTGCTGGCGCATGTTGGCGTAGACCTCGTCCCGGTAGGCCAGGCCGTCCACCAGCCCCGCGGTCATCGCCTCCTGCCCCAGGAAGGGACCGCGGTCCACCAGTTGCCGGACTTCCTCCGGGCTCATCTCTCGGGCTTCGGCGATGCCTTCCACCATCTGATCGAACCACGAGTCCAGCAGCGCCTGCATGGCTTCCCGATGCGGCTCGGTGAGCTGTTCCTCGGTAAAGGTGTTCATGGCGTTCTTGTACTCGTAGCGGTGGTCCATGCGCGGCTGTACGCCGAGCTTGTCCAGGGTGCCGCGGAGGAAGGGGCTTTCGGCGATCAAGCCGGTGAGGCCGATGTCGCCGGAGGGCTGGAGGTAGATCTGGTCGAAGCCGGTGGCCAGATAGTAGGCGTTGTTGGCGGCGGAGAATTCTCCGAAGGTCTCGGACCAGGCGATGGTGGGCTTGCCGGCGTCGCCGAAGGCGCGCACCGCCGAGCGCAGCTCCTGGACCCGGGCCATGCCCATGCCGGAGGCGCCGATATGAGCCACCAGGCCTACCACGCGGTCGTCCTCGGCGCCCCGCTGCAGGGCCTGGACCAGGTCCAGCACCACCGGCTCATTCTCGTGCAGGAGCTGAGCCAGAGGATCGGCGGGGATGAACTCCGCCACCCCCTGCTCGAAGTCCGCTTCGAGGATGGTCTTGGTGGGAACCTTGCCACCGCCCATGCCGCCGAGGCTGAAGCCCAGGATGACGAGGCCGATGCCGACGACGATGAGCAGGAGGAAGACGAAGAGTAGAACCTTGCCGCGTGTGGTCATGGGACGGTCTCCAACGGTGATGAACGGGCCAGTATCTCGGCACTGGAACTTGGCACTGGGTCTTTAGGTTTTAGCTATCGGGGCCGCGAGAAGCGGAAGACTGAACGCTCGACAGCCCGCCCCGGCGTACCGGCAGCGGGCTTCGAGTCTACGAGAGCGCTGAGATTGAATGGTAGCCGGCGAAGCCAGTGTCAGCCGAGGACTGATTCTACCACTTGGCGTACCAGCGGCAGGGGGACGGTGACGTGGATCTCAGCGTCGTCGGAGTCGACGTCGATGACCAGGTTGCGACCGCGCTTGGCGATCTGGACGTGGTCGGTGCCGTCCTCGACGGTGACCAAGGTCACGTCGCCGGCGTCCTCGAGGCCTGCCAAGGCCTCGTGCAGCGTGTCCCGGTAGGGCTCCAGCTGCCGCCGCGCCTGGTCCAGATCCTCGCCGACGGCCTCGTGGGCGAAGGAGGCTCCCAGACCCACCAGGGAGGCGGGGATGGGGGCGGTGAAGTGGACGCCGTCGGGGCCCTTCTCATGGACTCGGAGGACGACCAATCCGTCGGTGGCGACGCTGGTGGCCACGGTGGCGGCGACGGCCACTCCGGTGCTGGCGATGAGCAGCATGCCGGCGGCGAAGACGATGAGGAAGAGGCGCAGGGCTTTTTGCATGATGGACTCCTAAAGGCTCCCAGGGACTCTTCAGCGGCCCTCGGGACGTTGGTCGATCCACACCCGCACGCGGGTATCGTCCTCGGTGATGGTGGCCAGCTCGCCCTCGCCTTGGGCGGCCAGGGCGCGCAGGGCGGCGGCGATGTTCAGCTGGTTGTCCTCGACGCCGTCGAGCAGGGCGGCGACCACCGCCGAGGGCACCCGCACGTGGATGTCGGAGCCGTTGTCGGTCTTGGCCTCACCACGCACCACCAGGTAGCCGTCTTCCTTGAACACCCGCATGGACTCGTCGTCGGAGTCTATGGTGACGAAGTCGACGTTGGGGGAGGCTTCCAGCTCCTGCCACATCTGGCGCAGCTGCGCGGCGGAGATCTCGGTGTCTTCGAGCTGGATCTTGCCGTCCTGGTACTCGTCCACCTGGATCATCGTCAGGGCGGACTCCACCAGGCTCAGAGGGAGATTGACGGAGATGTTGGCGTTGTCCTCGCCCTCGTGGACGGTGACGTGGAACCACAGGTCGGAAGCTTGGGCGGCGGGGGCCAGGGCGATGGCGAAGGCGAAGAGCAGTGCGGCGATGCCGGCGGCGAACTTGGAACGGGTCATGGTCAGGGTCTCCTCATGGGGTCTCGGATTCATTCGGTCGAGTCTTGGTGTCTTTTTCCTTCGGTGTAGCGCTACCTGCCCTACAACACGCTCCTGGGGCTGGAAATGTTTCAAGGCGGAAGAAAGGGATGAGTACAATGGGACGTCGGAAACCACCTGGAGGAGCTCGATGCACCATCGCCCGCCGTCCCCCGATCCGCAGCAAATTCCCGAAGCGCCGTCCTCGGAGACGCTCCCAGAGATGAGCGGAGACCTTCGGTCCAAGGACCCCAGCCGCCGAACCTTCTTGGCCTTTCTGGCGGCCCTGGGTGCCGGAGCGCCGGTGCTCGCCCGAGCAGCGGAAGCGGCCGGCGGTGGGGAGGTGACGCTGGAGACGCTGGCGGCGGCGGAGCGCATAGCGGGGGTGGAATTCACCGACGAGGAACGGGAACTGATGCTCGAGGGAGTGCGGGACCTGAGCGAAGACTATCGGGCCCTGCGGCAAGTGGAGTTGCCCAACTCGGTGAGCCCGGCGCTGGTCTTCGATCCGCTCTTGCCGAGAATGGAAGTGGACGAGAGCCGGCCGCCGGTGGCGTCCGAGCCCTCCCGCCAGGATGGCTTCGAGGTCGACGCCGGCTCCGAGGAGGAGCTGGCTTTCCTGCCGGTGCATCGGCTGGCGGAGCTGGTGCGCGGCGGCGAGATCACCTCGGAGCGCCTCACCGGCCTCTATCTCGACCGGCTGAAGCGGCTCGGGCCGAAGCTCGAATGCGTCATCACCCTCACCGAGGAGCGTGCCCTGGAGCAAGCCCGCCGCGCCGACGCGGAGATTCGCGCCGGACGCTACCGGGGTCCCCTCCACGGTATTCCCTGGGGTGCCAAGGACCTGCTCTCCGTCTCCGGCTATCCCACCACCTGGGGCGCCACCCCCTTCCGTCAGCAGCGCCTGGAGCACGACGCGGCGGTGGTGCGGCGGCTGGATGCGGCGGGGGCGGTGCTGGTGGCCAAGCTCACCCTCGGCGCTCTCGCTTGGGGCGACGTTTGGTACGGCGGCAAGACCCGCAATCCGTGGAATCTGGAGGAGGGCTCCAGCGGTTCCTCCGCCGGCTCCGCCTCCGCCACCGCCGGCGGCCTGGTGGCTTTCAGCATCGGCAGCGAGACCTGGGGCTCCATCGTTTCCCCGTCCACCCGCTGTGGCGCCACCGGCCTGCGCCCGACCTTCGGCCGCATCAGCCGCGACGGCGCCATGGCCCTGTCCTGGAGCATGGACAAGCTGGGCCCCATCTGCCGCAGCGTCGAGGATTGCGCCCTGGTGCTGGAGGCCATCCACGGGACGCTGCCAGCGGAGCTCCCCGGCCCTGGGGAGAGCGATCCGTCGGTGGTGGACCGCTCTTTCGCCTGGGATTCCCGGCGCGAGTTCCGCAATCTGCGGGTGGGGTACCTGAAGAGCGAATTCGAAAGCGATCCCACCGAGGGAGCGGAGACGCCGGAGCAGGCGGCGGAGGCGGAGGAGGCGCGGCGCTTCGAGCTTCGCACCCTCGACACTCTGCGCGCCCTGGGTTTCGAGCTGGTGCCCCTGGAGCTACCCTCGCTACCCATCAACGCTCTTTCCCTGATCCTCAACGCCGAGGCGGCGGCGGCCTTCGACGCCCTCACCCGCAGCAATCGGGACGACGAGCTGGTGCGCCAGGTAGCGGTGGCCTGGCCCAACTTCTTCCGCATGGCCCGCACCATTCCGGCGGTGGAGTACGTTCAGGCCAACCGTGTGCGCACGCTGGCCATGGCCCAGCTGGATGCCGCTCTGCAGGGCGTGGACGTCTACGTGGCGCCCTCCTTCAGCGACAATCTCCTCCTCACCAACCTCACGGGCCATCCGGCGGTGACTTTGCCCAACGGCTTCCGCGGCGACGGCCGGCCCACCAGCATCACCTTCTGCGGCAAGCTCTTCGGCGAGGAAAAGCTCTTGCTGCTGGCCATGGCCTACCAACACGCCAGCGGCTTCCACCGGCGCCATCCCCAGCTCTGATCGCCTAGGGCCCGAGGTGCCGGGCCCGTTTTCGCTATCGCTATCAGCCCTCCCATCATGACTTCATGGATCCAGATCGATTGCCCGCGCTGCCGGCGCCGGCTGCGCTGTGCCGTCCCGCCTTCGGTGGGGGACCGGGTACCGGCGGGAGGCGGGCCACAGCGGCTGCGGCTGCGCTGCGGCCACTGCGCCAAGCTCTTCACCATTCGCCGCCGGGCTCCCGAGGCCCCGGCGCCGGTGGTTCCTCCGCGGGCCCCGGCCGTTCCCCAGGCCCCGAAGACTACAGAGCTTCCCCAGCCTCCTGAGCCTCCCGAGGCTCCAGAGCTCCCCGAGGCTTCAGAGTTTCCAGAGGCTCCAGAAACTGCGGTCGCTCCGCCATCCCCGTCAGCCGTGCAGGCCCCAGCAGCCTCGCAGCCCGCGGCCGCCCCACAGTCCACGGCAGCTGCCCCGCAGCCCGTGGCGGCTCCGGCCCGGGCGCCGGCTTACATCCGCCGTCGCCCCTTCCGCAGCCTGGATCCGGAGGTGCAATCCCGTCGCCGCTTCCTGCGGCGTCTGGCCCTGGGCTTGAGCCTGGTGGTAGTGCTGGCGGCGCTGGGCTGGTGGTGGTGGCAGCGGGAACCGGCTCCGACGGTGGCGCCGCCGCCCTCGGCGGAGGATCCGGCGGTGGTGGCGGTTCTGCCGTGGCAAGCCCTCGCCCCCGGTGCTCCCCGGGACTGGCTGTCCACGGCGTTGGCGCGCATGGCCGCGGCGGAGCTGGAGGCTTCCGGCGTTCCGCGGGTGGTCTCTGGCGCCGAGGTGGCGCGGGTCGCCGGCGAGCTCGGTCGGGACAGCTGGGGGCCGGGCCAGGACCTGGCCTCCACCGCTCGCAACTTGGGGGTCGGCCGCCTGCTGGTGGGAACCTACGGCAGGGCTACCGAAGACCCCTCGGCGAGGGTCCTCCGGCTCGAGCTGCTGGACGCCACCGGCCGGTCGCTGGCGGCGGCGGAGGAACGCTCGGATGTTGGGACTGGGACCGGCGCCCGGGGTGACGGCGGCGATCTGGCAGGGGTTGTGCGGCGGCTGACCGCGGCGGTGGCGGCGGAGTCCGGTACCATCCTGGAAGGCGCGCCACCCACCGACGGGGGTGCCGCTCTGACGCCCAGCTCCTTCACCGCCCTCGAGCCCTACACCAAGGGTCTGGACGATCTCGACCGTGGCGATCCGGGATCGGCCCGGGCCCATCTGCTGCTGGCGTCGGCGGCAGCCCCGGACTCGGCGGAGGTGCAGCGGGCCCTGGCCGAGGCCTGGGGGCAGCTGGGCTATCGGCGGCGCAGCGGCGAGCTGGCGGACAAGGCGCTGGCTCGCGGTCAGGACTTGCCCCGGCGCTGGCGCCTACGCACCACCGCCGAGAAGGCCCGTTGGTCCGGTCCGCCGGCGTCGGCGGCGAATCTCTATCGCCAGCTGCGGCAGGAGCGCCCACGGGACCTCCAGCTGGCCCTGGACGAGCTTCGGCTGCGCCTGCAGGCGGAGGATGCGGAGGGTGCGGCGTTGGTCGTCCAGGAGCTCCAGGCACTTCCGGTGCCGGACCGCAACGACCCCCGGGTGGACCTGGCGGCCTCCGCTCTGGCTCGGCTGCGGGAAGACGCCGAGGCCCAGGGCCGCCACGCGGCGGCGGCCCTCACCGAGGCGCGGGCTCGCGGTGCTCTCACCTGGCAGGGGGCGGCCTACCTGGCGCTGGCGGAAGCCGCTCTCCATCAAGGCCGCCTGGAGGAAGCGGACCAGAACATCACCCTGGTCCGGCGCCTCTACCGGGATTTGGACGACCCTCGGGGGCAGGGCCGCGCGGCTCTGGCGGGGGCTCTGGCGGCCACCTTCCG
The window above is part of the Acidobacteriota bacterium genome. Proteins encoded here:
- the sppA gene encoding signal peptide peptidase SppA, with the protein product MTTRGKVLLFVFLLLIVVGIGLVILGFSLGGMGGGKVPTKTILEADFEQGVAEFIPADPLAQLLHENEPVVLDLVQALQRGAEDDRVVGLVAHIGASGMGMARVQELRSAVRAFGDAGKPTIAWSETFGEFSAANNAYYLATGFDQIYLQPSGDIGLTGLIAESPFLRGTLDKLGVQPRMDHRYEYKNAMNTFTEEQLTEPHREAMQALLDSWFDQMVEGIAEAREMSPEEVRQLVDRGPFLGQEAMTAGLVDGLAYRDEVYANMRQQLGDDAELLYLTAYLKRAGRPNDDGEVVALIYGVGAVARGESQLDPITGGMTMGSDAVSRAFRQAIDDEDVKAILFRVDSPGGSYVASDTIWRETVRAKQAGKPVIVSMGDLAGSGGYFVAMHADKIVAQPGTITGSIGVLGGKLITRDMWNKIGMTFDSVQTSTNASMFSSQQDYSESEYARFQAWLDRVYEDFTGKVADGRGMPLESVQEVAKGRIWTGEDALQRGLVDDLGGFPEALALAREAAGLTADQAVHLKRYPQPGSPFEQLFADPPSSSEEKAAVTTAVRALETLQPLARAAQQVGLLESPRSELAMPLTPAFR
- the lhgO gene encoding L-2-hydroxyglutarate oxidase; this encodes MSTSGGSAGATPRFDVAVVGGGIVGLATAMALAGGGAGGGGAGGARSVVVLEKESRLAAHQTGHNSGVIHSGLYYAPGSLKARTCTAGRDALYDFCERHEIPHERCGKVVVATHQDEVPRLDELERRGRANGLDGMRRLGPREIEELEPATRGVDGLWVPQTGIVDYRAVCRAFARQVQAGNGEVRTGTAVTGVVRRGGEQVVTTSSGEVACRLLVGCAGLWSDRLARLCGLDPGLRIVPFRGEYHELVENRRHLVRNLIYPVPDPRFPFLGVHFTRRIDGAIEAGPNAVLALRRAGYSWSQVHLGELAGTLTYPGFLRLARRYWRTGAGEVYRSLSRRAFARALRRLVPELEAADLRPGGAGVRAQALDRRGRLLDDFHLVEGEGQVHVLNAPSPAATASIAIGRQIADMARAHL
- a CDS encoding amidase — translated: MSGDLRSKDPSRRTFLAFLAALGAGAPVLARAAEAAGGGEVTLETLAAAERIAGVEFTDEERELMLEGVRDLSEDYRALRQVELPNSVSPALVFDPLLPRMEVDESRPPVASEPSRQDGFEVDAGSEEELAFLPVHRLAELVRGGEITSERLTGLYLDRLKRLGPKLECVITLTEERALEQARRADAEIRAGRYRGPLHGIPWGAKDLLSVSGYPTTWGATPFRQQRLEHDAAVVRRLDAAGAVLVAKLTLGALAWGDVWYGGKTRNPWNLEEGSSGSSAGSASATAGGLVAFSIGSETWGSIVSPSTRCGATGLRPTFGRISRDGAMALSWSMDKLGPICRSVEDCALVLEAIHGTLPAELPGPGESDPSVVDRSFAWDSRREFRNLRVGYLKSEFESDPTEGAETPEQAAEAEEARRFELRTLDTLRALGFELVPLELPSLPINALSLILNAEAAAAFDALTRSNRDDELVRQVAVAWPNFFRMARTIPAVEYVQANRVRTLAMAQLDAALQGVDVYVAPSFSDNLLLTNLTGHPAVTLPNGFRGDGRPTSITFCGKLFGEEKLLLLAMAYQHASGFHRRHPQL
- a CDS encoding ABC transporter permease, with the protein product MFSDLYSFIRFVIRSHWRRPGFALVIILTLTLGLGATVASSSLVVNTLFNPLPFKDSDELVMVVSAQPARNAFRLSVSYPDFKDWQRLNSVFSEMAAVSDARPVTWTGADRAEHLEAEFVSWNYFPMLGVGTVAGRSFEAEEDLTEKSHPVVVISHSLWQRRFDADEAVIGETLDLNGLPHTVIGVLDPVYKGIWWDHIDIWLPMAMAPHFVGENHLQDRSIHWHLTMGRLKPGVTQAQAAEAMNSVAEELENRHPVTNKGYRVSVFDQRELYYVHIEDQLWKTLLFSGVFLVLCYFNIISLMITRGTVRRQEVAVRSALGAGRRRLLLEQALESLLLASIGGFLGLSLSRLTGPLLRSGEVPPASFDFQLVDFRVYAVATALVLVTAVFIGLGPAVQTLWSDLWRFLKQGAVVSGSKRFRTFLDILVVVEVALASVVMISAVSTVKSSLTLIEGDLGMDQEHLLTMKIDLQDSRYQELSALHADQLELVDFVEQQPGVRSVGLVGPHAPPQVRLYTDITFEDRLEESTEGASMRVYRQSVSPGYLQAIGIPLLEGREFSNRDDPNSPRVVIISKLLADLIWPGESPLGKRLRRGLPDNTEHPWLTVVGVAQTTANRSLKDLLKGPDYDVYMPLLQDEVRSPTLLVRSEGDPGELAGVVRDAVEEFNSNIPVYNVKTMREHLAYIASEELFLANLMTLFGIIAAVVIAVGLYGVLAYSVRQRVREFGTRIALGASTGRILWMVLRRGLLILGTGAFLGLTASLILDSRDLLPGVKTEGGAVGVEVLAIALACLVAVGIVGILGPAWRATQVEPTQVLKQE
- a CDS encoding helix-turn-helix transcriptional regulator, with amino-acid sequence MDHFNRLGKAIKWLREDAELRQNEVAGKAGITKAMISSYESGRSLPTVATLDKILGALGADLFALCNALELVNGRQPQRQPMAQPSSALEALALGDMSPGEMEAFELIVGGFRRWLLHLRESASQIRR